GATAGCCAATGTTCAATTCAGTAAGATCATCGGATGCGCAGCCGGATACGAAGATTGATGCTAGCAGCAATAAAATAAGTGTGAATATACCTATTTTTTTCAAAATCTCACCTCGTTAATTCTTAAAACTGACAATAATCCTGTAATGATAATAGTCCCTATAAATGACAATAATCCTATAAATGATAATAGTCCCTATAAATGACAATAATCCTATAAATGACAGACTTTTTTTTCTCTAAATTATTTTTTTGATTTCGGGTCTTCTTAAGGAATAATTAATAACTTCTCCTGATTTCCATAAACTTTTTTGCGAAGAATTTCTTTTTTTCAAATAAAAGTCCTGGTAAGAAATAAAAAATAAATATATGCAGTGAGTATCAATATTTTTTACGTTTCCTATATATATCTTCTCAATGCCGTCATGATTATATCCCAAATGTATTAATACAACGGGATATATTTCTCATTAAGGACTAAATCTTCTGTGAAATGTAAATTATTTCCCAAAAACAAAAATTTTCTAGAGGGTTTAAAAGGTTGAATTTTATGAATGTTGCAGACAAGGTTATCAAATCCGCATTCGAATCCGATGAGGTTTTTCAAAAAACGCTTTCCACTGTAATTAAAGAGGATCTTAACCTCACTGCTGTGGATTTTGCCAAAAAAGCAAATATCCCCCCAAGCACCCTTTACAAGATCCTGTCAGGCAATCGGGACCCCAACATTAAAACCCTCCGCCAGATCGTGAAAACCATCCGTGATATTAAAGTATCAGACAGTGGAGAATTTATTGCTGTCATTGCAGCTCGCTCTGTGCTTGACAATATCGTGGAGACAAAGAAGAAGATATCCGGCAGGCTGATTACAATCAGGGAATACTCGGCAACCTCAATGGAAGAAGCTATAATAGCAGCCGTTAACGCCGAGAGAGACGGAGCAAAAGCCCTGGTCTGCGCTCCCATAGTGAGCCCGACTGTAGAAAAGATTGTAAATATTCCAGTCACGACAATTATCCCGAAGAACAGTCTTATAGATGCGATTGAACTTGCGCTTAAAAAGATGGAGTGATCGTTAGGAAAAAAGCAGTATTATATTTGAAGAGAAATAAAATCTGGGAAAACACCTGATATCCGAAATAAAAAGCAATTTAAAGTATATACAGAATTTCCAAAAGCGGTAAGTTAAACTAAACTTGAATCAAGTCTGAGTCAAATCTTAATTCTATTAAAAATGAAAAAGACCCGCGTTAATTTGAAACGCGGAAATTCTGAATCTAATTTTTTAACTTTTGTTTTTCTTTGGCTTTCTTTATCTCTGAATTCTATTTTACTACCGCTTTTACCTCCACTAATTTACTTTTTAAGTTCCTTTATTTTTTCCTGAATCATTGAGATATCCCCGCCACCTTTTGTAAAGAAGTAGGCAGCTCCACCTACTATTAGCAGGAAAAAGGCTCCAAGCGCATAGAGCAGTAAGGAAGACTTCTCTTTTACAGTGTAGGTTGCGGTTTCTCCTCCAACTTCTACCCTGTAGGTTCCAGGCACCTCTTCTACGTGCTCAAAGGTTACAGTGGTGTTCTTCCCTACATCCAGGGAAATTTCTTTTGATTCGGTTGCGTTTCCGTTTATAAACAATTCCACACTCTGATTTCCTGCAGCGTTGCCTATGTTTCCGACGTCAATTGAGATTTTTGCAGCCTTTCCTGCACTTACTTCTAAGGGCTCAACTACAAGGTTTGAGAATTCGAAGATGGCTTCAAAGTCTCTTACTCTTATATCTTCTTCCAGATCCAGGAATCCTTCTTTTGTCACGCTCAGTTTAAGAGTGCCGCTTTTATCTGTCTTATAGGAGACTTTTCCATCAGGTCCCGTTTTGTTAACTAAGTTCCCGTTAATCGAAACATTTGCACCCTCAATTGGGTCGCCACCGATTGCCTTGACAACCTCAATTTCCAGGGTATCCCCGACATAAGCCGTTTCAGGTGAAACACTAACTGTCATTTTCTCTTTCGGAGGAATGACATTGACGTTCTTGTTTGCAGTTGTGTATCCATCTTTTTGTGCAGTCAATTTAAGGGGTCCGATATTCTCTGCAGTGTATTTAACAGTCCCATTAGCGTCGGTCTTACCTATATTAGTCGTGTTAACATTTACGCTGGCACCTTCGACCGGGCTGTCACCTGCAGTCACTCCGATATCAAAAGTGTCACCTACAACGATCTCATCAGGCACGCTGATCTTGAGCTCTCTGCTGGCTCCATCTTCGTTCTGGATTTCTACAGCAGGATAGAACCTGAGAACATTGTCATCAGCTACTTTGAAGCTGATATTGCCCATGATCTCGATTGTTTCTCCCCTATCAAGCCCGATATCATCATCATTCTTCATTCTAATGCCACTTTCGGAAACACTGCTAACCTCCATCTCGCCAAAGCTTTCTCCATTTTCGATTTCAATGTACTCATCCGAAATCTGGAAAATACCCTGTGTGAAAACAGCCGAGGTCTCAGTTCCTGCGAAGACTGTGCCGAAGTGTACTATGATCAGGGGTATATCCTCAGCTTCCCCAATGTCGGTTTCGTAAATATAATCCTGATTGGAGGCAACGAAAGCCTCATCTACCACTTCTCCATCCTTCTCGAGCTGTACCCAGACAGTATCCCCATTAATGTCTACTTCCACGATGTTCAGGGAATAGCCGTTTTCAAGCACAAGAGCAGAACCTGAGTACATGGACTTCCTGTCATCACTGTCTATAAGGATTTTAGCAAGAATATTATCCGAGAGAAGGCTTACGTCGTCTACTGCTCCGTTAACGGCTCCCTCATCATATCCTGCAAAATACTTGTCTGCCATAAACCCTACGACCATGAAATTGCCCCAGTTACGGTATTCGAACTGAACTTTCTGAGGCTTGGATTCATAGACCAGTTTATCGGATGGGATAGTCCTGCCATTCAGTTCTTCTACCCTAAGCTCTTCAGTTCCGATTCCCTCATCTATGTTATAATAGAAACCTTCAAAGTTGAAAGGATTCCAGACAGGAGTAGAGTTTCCATCTTTATCCTCATCATAAACAGTCCCGCGAAGCTCGTAAGTTCCGGATTCTGAGGTATCGAGAATGGGAGCAAAACGCAGTTTACTGTCATCGGCAACCCTGAGTTTTATCTTACCCATGAGGTCGATAGTTTCGCCTTTATCAAGTCCGATACTATCTTCATTTTCCATTCTTATTTCATTACTGCTAGTGGACTTTACTTCCATTTCTCCGAAGGTGTCTCCATTATTGATTTCTATATAATTGTCCGAGATCTGGAAAACCCCTTCAATAAATGCAGCCGAGGTTTCAGTGCCTGAGAAAACTGTACCGAAATGGGCAATGATTATAGGTACATCTTCAGCTTCGCCAAGGTCAGTCTCATAGACATAGTCCTGTCCAGAGGAAATAAAAGCGTCATCCACAACATTTCCATCTTTCTCAAGCTGTATCCAGACAGTTTTCCCATTAACGTCAACCTCCACGATATTCAGGGAATAACCGTCTTCGAGGATAAGAGAGTCTCCTGCATACGCTGATTTTTTATCATCGCTGTCTATGAGGATCTTGGAGAGAATACCGTCAGAAATCAGGCTAACATCATCACCTATAACTGAGTTTTCACTGTAGCCTGCAAAGTATTTCTCTGCCATGAACCCTATAACCTGGTAGGAACCCCACCTATTATATTCAAAATCAGTCTCAGTAGGTCTTGTTATATACTTGATGTTTCCTGCATCTATACTTCTTTCTATATTTTCAATCCTCATTTCTTCTGAGGATACACCGGAATCAAGGTCATAGTAGAAGCCTGAGTAACTCTGTGCGTTCCAGGTATAGGTAGTGGGCATCCCCTCTTCCCATATTCTGTTCCCACTTGCTGGAGCTTCAATTGTTACATTCCAGGTCCGTGTAGATTGGTCGTATACGCCGCTGGGATCACTGATTACTGCTTTGAGTGTATAAACAGTCGCATTGTCCCCTCTAAGTTCGTATGAAGAAGAAGTCACGCCTGTATCAGTTTTTTGATTTATATCATTGACAAACCACTCAACGTTAATACTCTGGTTGTTTGTAGAACTTACACTGAAGGTCTGCGATTTTCCCTGCTCTACTTTAACCGTTTCCTCAGAGGGGGCAAAATTAACAGGCACTCCTTCTGCTGATACTGTCCAATCCCATCTATAGCTTGCAGTTTCGTTACCATCCTCGGCTATAACAGTGACGTTATATATGCCTGCTGAAGATGCAGTGGTGTTTTGATACATATCTGACATTGCTCTAATAGCCGGTTTAACTTGTTGTCCGTCTATATACCAGGTGATGTTTGCTTCCTTGTTTGTCTCAATGCTAAATTCCTGGGATTCTCCTATTCTTGTACTTGGATTAGTCTGAGGATTTGGGTTTATAATCGCCAGTGCACCTGCAGTACCTTCTACATTCCAGATTATTGGATCTAATCCATCTATACTGGCTATCACCTGGTATGATCCCTGCTGAAGAGTATGATCGAGAGTTGCAACATTATTACTATCGGTTTGTGTTGTTGTTGTCTCTCCTCTTATATTCCATGTGACAGTGGCACTTTCATTTAAAGGAATAGCAAATATTTGAGATGTACCTGCTATCCCTGTAACAGTTGAGTTCGTTGAGGGTGTAGGGTCTGCTACCAGACTCGGGGCTGCTGTTACAGCTCCGCAAAATAGCCCCAGCACCATAATTGCTGTAAATATCTGTAAACTAGCTTTTTTCATAGTCGATCCTTCTGAACCTTGTGCATAAATTATATTATGAATTTAGTCAGTTTAACCCGGAGTTTACTCAATTTTTATGATCTAAGGGGATTAATCAATCAAGAATTCTTAATTTTTCTTCTTTCTCACCCTGGCTTCTATTTGTGGGGGTAACTTAACTTTTAATCAGGAGGACCCATCAATTGTCTCGGCTTTTAGCTGCTGGTATCCTCGCTGCGCTATAGTTGTAAGCTTGCATTCGGGGGATTCAAGTACAATGCCCGCTTCATACATTGTGCATTCTCCTATAACAGTTAAGTTACATATATTTTGTACTTTTTTCATCTCTTGCGGGTCAATTGTAAAAAGAAGTTCAAAATCTCCGCCTGTATAGAGGGCAAGTTCCCTCAGTTTGTCGGGGTTTGAGGCGAATTCTCTGACTTCTTTGAGGATAGGAAGGGAATCTTCCCAGATCCTGAAGCCTACATGGCTCTGTCTGGCAAGGTCGTAAAGAGACATTGCAAGACCGTCACTTGTATCTATCATGGATGTGACTGCCCCGGACTCTGCCATTTGTCTGGCTTCCTTAATGCGCGGAATTGGCTCAAAAAGTGCCTTCAGAACAGTCTCACTCACTGGTTTTTTCAATTGTAGGGCTTCCAGAGCTGCCCCCGCTGAGCCTGTATATCCAGTGACGCATACAAGATCACCTGGTCTTGCTCCGCGCCGAAGAAGGAGCTGACTTTTTTTTACCTTGCCCAGCGCCGTCCCTGTAATCGTCAGTTCTGCGTGGGTGTCAAGATCGCCTCCGATAATCGCAGTTCCACAGAATTCAGCACACGCCTGCATACCTTTTGCAAGCGCTTCAACAAAATTAATTTCGGTATCTGAAGGCATCCCGATTGCCATAATAAGCCCTATGGGTTCTGCACCCATGGCTGCAACATCACTGAGGTTTACCGCTGCTGACATCCAGCCCATTTGCCAGGCTGTCATCTCCTCCGGAAAATCCGTGGTTCTGTGCAGCATATCGGTAGTAACAACCAGGCAGTCTTCGCCTTTCAGGTCAAGGACGGCGCAGTCATCCGAACCTGCACCAATAAGGATTCCTTCCTGCCCTTTTTCCTTGCCATCAGGAGCTTTAAAAATCTCGGATAAGATGGAGATTAGAGCGCGTTCCCCAATTGAAGATACTTTTGTGTCTTTCATGGTCTTTTTTGAAAAAGTAACCTTTGCTTTTACTTTTTATAAACACATGCCCTCTGTGAGCTAAAATGCACTGAGTTTCTCTCCTTTATTTAATTTGTGTAACGTGCAAAGTTACACAAAAAGTTAGTAATATTCACGGAGATTTCCTATATTCAGAGAGATTTTTCTATATCTAATAAAATCTATAAAACTTTTGTAAACTTCAAATTCATTCAAACTTAAAACGTGGTTTTCTATAAAAAGCCAGAGTAAATGATTAAAAAGGAGACGTTCTCAGAGCTGGAGAGAACAATTGCTAAAAAAGTGTAGAGTTTGAAACTGGGAACAAATTATTAAGAAAAAAATGAAGATAAAAGTTGTAAAACAGGAAATTAAAAACAAGAAATCCAGAGCAAGAAACTGAGAACAAAAAGTCCAGAGCAAGAAACTGAGAACAAAAAGTCCAGAGCAAGAAACTGAGAACAAAAAGTCCAGAGCAAGAAACTGAGAACAAGGAGTCTAGGGCAAGAAATTAAAAACAAGAAATGCAGAGCAAGAAATTAAAGATAAACTGAAGAATAAAAAACACCGAAGAATAAAAAATGGAATATTACATTGAATCAAATATAATTTCTTCTCCGTTCTCTTTTGTTCTTATTCTCACATCATTCAGGAAGCTTTTTGCTATTTTCCCCAGTTCGTACAGTTCTTCCCTTTCAAGCACCTGTGTCTCCCTCAGACTTTCACGCAAACTGTACTCCGGGATGCCCTGCTGCAACACATACGTAACTTCGCTGTTCTTAATATTTTCTGAGATCCAGGCAGCTATGCTGGCAATCTCTTCCCTGCTTCCGATAAAGTCCCTGATTAGTGTCGTCCTGAGTTCCAGTTCCATGCCGCAGGAATCTACAATTTCGAGAGTCTCTATTAAAGATGTAATAATCTTTTCAGGTGTTTTTTTCACGGCTTCATATTCTCCGAAGCCCGCAACTTTCCCGTAAAGATCGGGATTATCTGGTGGAGCTTTTATATCGACAAAAAATTTATCAACCAGCTTTCGTTTAATCAGTTCATTTGCCATCTCAGGGTAGCAGCCGTTTGTGTGAATTCCTATTGCAAGCCCCATTTCTCTCACGAACTCTGCAAGAGGCACAATTACATCCTGCATCAGAGGCTCTCCTCCTGAAAATACAACTGCACTCACAAAAGGCTTTGATTTTTTAATTTGATCTTTTACAAAGTCCAGTTCCACGTATTTCGACTCATCAAGGTATTGATGGTTCAGGCAGTAGGCACAGCGAAGGGGACATCCTCGAAAAAAGATGGTGACTGCTGCTCTTCCTCTCCAGTCTACGGTCGAGATTGGGACTATACCAGCATAGTTTAATCTCATAGTCCATCGTTTCTTAAAGTTGTACGTATAAAAAAGGTTAAGGAACTCTTACCTGAGTTCCTGCACACTATATCGTTTTCTATCCAGGAGCTCCTGACGCTTGCCTTTGTTCCATCCTTCTACGGATTGAAGGTATCCTGTGATCCTTGAGAGATGCTGCACGTTTTCAGACTTGCACTTTGGACATCTGTCTAGCAGGCCGTCAGCTACATATCCCTCGTCAATGCACACAGTCATGTCCCGAGTAAAGGCAAAGTAACCGGTCTGGGTATTCTTTGCAATATACATGGCAAGCTCCTGCAGACCGTCAGGATCTGGCTTTCCTTCTCCTAGCCAGATATGCATGATATTTCCACCGTCCACAATCGGGAAGAAAGTATGTTCGTACCTTATCCTTTCGGGCAGAGACACGTCTGCACTGGGCGAAAGATGAGTCCCATTGGTATAGTAAATCGGCAGGTCATGCGTCTGATTCAAATCCCGTTTTGCAGCCTCCAAATCTCCTTTGATTGTAAGCTCAGCTTTTTCAGCATACTCCTTATGCAAGAGATCTGAGACTGCAAAACGCTGGGCAGTTGTCTCTGCGGGTGTTCTTGCAAGAGCAATTTCCATTCCGGTTTCTTTTGAAAGCTTCTGAGCATGCATCTTCATCTCAAACATAGCCCTGATTGCAAGCTTATAAGCCTCTGGAGACTCATGTATCTGATAGCCTGTATGGTACTGAACCATCTCATTAATCCCTACTACTCCTATGGTATATACAAGGCTATCAAAATCCACTGCCATTGCTCCTTTTTCCCCGGTATTCGGGTCTTTAGGACGCTGGGCTGCAAACGGAATCCGGTTTTTCTTGATCAGGTTGTTCATCCATTTTCGTTTGATTTTGAAGACTTCCACTCCCTTGTTCATCAGGAATTTGAGCTCATTAAAAAGTTTCTCATCATCATGTTCAGCTTTATATGCAGCTCTTGGACAGTTTAAAGACAGAACCATCCATGACCCCATTGAGAAGTGCTTTCCGTCCTTAAAATAAAGTTTGTCATTGAATTCGGCGTCATCTGTGGGATTTGCAGAAAATTGATAGGCACAACATTGATAGCATGAGATTCCCTTTCCTGCGCCCCTGTACTCCGGAAGCTGGTTATCAAAATAAGGAGTCCCGAATTTAGCAGCCAGCTCGAAGGTCATCCTGTACAACTCTTTATAAGTCGGAAGATCGGGGTGAGCTCTGTTGAATTCTTCGTCTTCTTCCATAAAGTCAGGCTCAATGGAAATTTCGGGCTTGGGGAAACTGAAAGGCTTGCCCCAGGCATCTCCTTCAAGCATGACATCCATCAGAGCCTTAAATCCAAGACGAACCTCTCTTTCAAACTCCCCGTAGGTTCTCAGCGGAGCCTGTTTGCCATCCCAGACCTTACCCTTAGCGACAATCGGAATATTTCTCCAGAGCTTTGGAACCCCGGGGGAAAGCTGCACGGATGAGAAAACGGTCTGTCCGCCTCTTGCGCACATCATCTGCATCATTTCGTAGACGAACATCTGCATAAGCTGTTTTATCTCTGTTTCAGACTTGCCCTCCAGATAGGGAGCCATAAATGTCAGGAAATTATAGAATCCCTGCCCACCTGCGAAATTTGTCTGAGCCGAGCCCATAGCTTTAACTGCATGAAGGAAAGCTACTTCAGC
The Methanosarcina thermophila TM-1 genome window above contains:
- a CDS encoding helix-turn-helix domain-containing protein, whose product is MNVADKVIKSAFESDEVFQKTLSTVIKEDLNLTAVDFAKKANIPPSTLYKILSGNRDPNIKTLRQIVKTIRDIKVSDSGEFIAVIAARSVLDNIVETKKKISGRLITIREYSATSMEEAIIAAVNAERDGAKALVCAPIVSPTVEKIVNIPVTTIIPKNSLIDAIELALKKME
- a CDS encoding S-layer protein domain-containing protein; the encoded protein is MKKASLQIFTAIMVLGLFCGAVTAAPSLVADPTPSTNSTVTGIAGTSQIFAIPLNESATVTWNIRGETTTTQTDSNNVATLDHTLQQGSYQVIASIDGLDPIIWNVEGTAGALAIINPNPQTNPSTRIGESQEFSIETNKEANITWYIDGQQVKPAIRAMSDMYQNTTASSAGIYNVTVIAEDGNETASYRWDWTVSAEGVPVNFAPSEETVKVEQGKSQTFSVSSTNNQSINVEWFVNDINQKTDTGVTSSSYELRGDNATVYTLKAVISDPSGVYDQSTRTWNVTIEAPASGNRIWEEGMPTTYTWNAQSYSGFYYDLDSGVSSEEMRIENIERSIDAGNIKYITRPTETDFEYNRWGSYQVIGFMAEKYFAGYSENSVIGDDVSLISDGILSKILIDSDDKKSAYAGDSLILEDGYSLNIVEVDVNGKTVWIQLEKDGNVVDDAFISSGQDYVYETDLGEAEDVPIIIAHFGTVFSGTETSAAFIEGVFQISDNYIEINNGDTFGEMEVKSTSSNEIRMENEDSIGLDKGETIDLMGKIKLRVADDSKLRFAPILDTSESGTYELRGTVYDEDKDGNSTPVWNPFNFEGFYYNIDEGIGTEELRVEELNGRTIPSDKLVYESKPQKVQFEYRNWGNFMVVGFMADKYFAGYDEGAVNGAVDDVSLLSDNILAKILIDSDDRKSMYSGSALVLENGYSLNIVEVDINGDTVWVQLEKDGEVVDEAFVASNQDYIYETDIGEAEDIPLIIVHFGTVFAGTETSAVFTQGIFQISDEYIEIENGESFGEMEVSSVSESGIRMKNDDDIGLDRGETIEIMGNISFKVADDNVLRFYPAVEIQNEDGASRELKISVPDEIVVGDTFDIGVTAGDSPVEGASVNVNTTNIGKTDANGTVKYTAENIGPLKLTAQKDGYTTANKNVNVIPPKEKMTVSVSPETAYVGDTLEIEVVKAIGGDPIEGANVSINGNLVNKTGPDGKVSYKTDKSGTLKLSVTKEGFLDLEEDIRVRDFEAIFEFSNLVVEPLEVSAGKAAKISIDVGNIGNAAGNQSVELFINGNATESKEISLDVGKNTTVTFEHVEEVPGTYRVEVGGETATYTVKEKSSLLLYALGAFFLLIVGGAAYFFTKGGGDISMIQEKIKELKK
- the thiL gene encoding thiamine-phosphate kinase, whose product is MKDTKVSSIGERALISILSEIFKAPDGKEKGQEGILIGAGSDDCAVLDLKGEDCLVVTTDMLHRTTDFPEEMTAWQMGWMSAAVNLSDVAAMGAEPIGLIMAIGMPSDTEINFVEALAKGMQACAEFCGTAIIGGDLDTHAELTITGTALGKVKKSQLLLRRGARPGDLVCVTGYTGSAGAALEALQLKKPVSETVLKALFEPIPRIKEARQMAESGAVTSMIDTSDGLAMSLYDLARQSHVGFRIWEDSLPILKEVREFASNPDKLRELALYTGGDFELLFTIDPQEMKKVQNICNLTVIGECTMYEAGIVLESPECKLTTIAQRGYQQLKAETIDGSS
- a CDS encoding anaerobic ribonucleoside-triphosphate reductase activating protein; translation: MRLNYAGIVPISTVDWRGRAAVTIFFRGCPLRCAYCLNHQYLDESKYVELDFVKDQIKKSKPFVSAVVFSGGEPLMQDVIVPLAEFVREMGLAIGIHTNGCYPEMANELIKRKLVDKFFVDIKAPPDNPDLYGKVAGFGEYEAVKKTPEKIITSLIETLEIVDSCGMELELRTTLIRDFIGSREEIASIAAWISENIKNSEVTYVLQQGIPEYSLRESLRETQVLEREELYELGKIAKSFLNDVRIRTKENGEEIIFDSM
- the nrdD gene encoding anaerobic ribonucleoside-triphosphate reductase, translated to MTGETLLHDNQLSDNQSTQTPLEELSISPLQDDDELSDNQPVQKTLDGQSISPLPKVRTTAGFILNWDRNIIVNQLLKETKLSEIFYNKPAITKEEAVEIAKEAEKIIKKMNLKFLSGPLIREIVNNILLDRGHVEWRNIMTRVGASVYDAYEIDTGYGFEANDNANQLNNAETSHKRKADKMSKEQNLLLMPKELADLHLNGDFHIHDLEYMGTRPFCQDWDLRYFFYYGLMPDGVGTQSSVAKPAKNAEVAFLHAVKAMGSAQTNFAGGQGFYNFLTFMAPYLEGKSETEIKQLMQMFVYEMMQMMCARGGQTVFSSVQLSPGVPKLWRNIPIVAKGKVWDGKQAPLRTYGEFEREVRLGFKALMDVMLEGDAWGKPFSFPKPEISIEPDFMEEDEEFNRAHPDLPTYKELYRMTFELAAKFGTPYFDNQLPEYRGAGKGISCYQCCAYQFSANPTDDAEFNDKLYFKDGKHFSMGSWMVLSLNCPRAAYKAEHDDEKLFNELKFLMNKGVEVFKIKRKWMNNLIKKNRIPFAAQRPKDPNTGEKGAMAVDFDSLVYTIGVVGINEMVQYHTGYQIHESPEAYKLAIRAMFEMKMHAQKLSKETGMEIALARTPAETTAQRFAVSDLLHKEYAEKAELTIKGDLEAAKRDLNQTHDLPIYYTNGTHLSPSADVSLPERIRYEHTFFPIVDGGNIMHIWLGEGKPDPDGLQELAMYIAKNTQTGYFAFTRDMTVCIDEGYVADGLLDRCPKCKSENVQHLSRITGYLQSVEGWNKGKRQELLDRKRYSVQELR